A window from Candidatus Nitrospira neomarina encodes these proteins:
- the corA gene encoding magnesium/cobalt transporter CorA yields MINAYALHDGKFQALPVPELSNTLHVAMWIDLTAPTDDERQIIETLYEQPLPTSKEVREIEASARVNEGEDSLHIYSFFFQEEDHRATTRAVAFTIKDNCIITLHDHPIPLFRLMRRRARHESDLIRDPLSVLLALFELKIEHLADQLEATHLALETISQTVLAKEGRNLHGAIDSLTRQEDVSGKVRLCLMDTQRALAFLLRRGRGDETVRDWIREILRDIDSLLPHNTFLFEKVNFLMNAAMGLINIEQNQIIKTFSIAAVVFLPPTLIASIYGMNFDVMPELHWWWGYPLAVCAMVLSGIAPYWYFKRKGWL; encoded by the coding sequence TTGATCAACGCGTATGCCTTACATGATGGAAAGTTCCAGGCTTTGCCCGTCCCGGAGCTTTCCAATACTCTTCACGTGGCCATGTGGATCGATCTCACTGCCCCGACGGACGACGAACGGCAAATCATTGAGACTTTGTACGAGCAACCTCTTCCCACCAGCAAAGAGGTGCGGGAAATTGAAGCCAGTGCCCGTGTCAATGAAGGAGAGGATAGCCTCCATATCTATTCATTCTTTTTTCAGGAAGAAGATCATCGTGCCACCACGAGGGCGGTGGCCTTTACGATCAAAGACAATTGCATCATTACCTTACACGATCATCCCATCCCGTTGTTTCGTCTGATGCGGCGAAGAGCCCGACATGAATCGGATCTGATCCGGGATCCATTGTCGGTTCTTCTGGCTTTGTTTGAACTGAAAATTGAACATCTGGCCGACCAGTTGGAAGCCACACATTTGGCATTGGAAACCATCAGTCAAACGGTACTGGCGAAAGAGGGCAGAAATCTGCATGGGGCGATCGATTCGCTGACCAGACAGGAAGATGTCAGTGGAAAGGTCCGGCTGTGTTTGATGGATACGCAACGCGCTTTGGCCTTCCTCCTGCGGCGAGGGCGAGGAGACGAAACGGTACGCGATTGGATTCGCGAAATCTTGCGCGATATCGATTCTCTGCTCCCCCACAACACCTTTCTGTTTGAAAAGGTCAATTTCTTAATGAATGCGGCCATGGGGTTGATTAATATCGAACAAAACCAGATTATCAAGACCTTTTCCATCGCCGCCGTGGTCTTTCTGCCCCCGACCTTGATTGCCAGCATCTACGGGATGAATTTCGATGTGATGCCGGAACTGCATTGGTGGTGGGGATACCCTCTGGCCGTATGCGCCATGGTGTTATCCGGAATCGCTCCATATTGGTATTTTAAGCGGAAGGGATGGTTGTGA
- a CDS encoding B12-binding domain-containing radical SAM protein, with protein MRPRRVTILDLVTKGPTNSLYARVMNQNLASIMPQVVGVWCEELGHQVRFFCYTGREDLHRELLDETDIVFIGAFTRSALTAYAISSMFRARGAVTVLGGPHARSYPQDAAKYFDYVVGFTDKNLIQDILADCAQHRPLGVQLAATRQPTALPGAKERWKFIEPTIAKAPTSFKVVPMIGSMGCPYTCGFCVDANVDYQPLSFDQISEDLKFLRTKLKRPIVAWHDPNFGVRFQEYMNAIETAIPPDSIDFIAESTLSLLAEPHLKRLKQNGFKAILPGIESWYDMGDKSRTGRHRGQEKVKQVADHINLILRYIPYVQVNFVLGLDSDQGSEPFDLTKQFLDLAPGAFPAFSLLTAFGQAAPFNRELQRDGRVLPFPFHFLDNNHAMNVRPKHYAWPEFYDYVVDLSRHAFSWPMIARRMMLNRGWIPTWFNFIRSVSSEGFGRIKYHTKIRGLLDTNVSVRNFLEGETLELPKFYARKIRGKLGPLYDLLPEGATMHDHHAYLHSYQEPTPALVEVGPLPGLVH; from the coding sequence ATGCGTCCACGTCGAGTGACGATATTGGATCTTGTTACGAAGGGACCGACCAATTCTCTCTATGCCCGGGTCATGAATCAAAACCTGGCGAGCATTATGCCGCAGGTCGTTGGGGTGTGGTGCGAAGAATTGGGCCATCAGGTTCGCTTTTTCTGCTATACCGGTCGTGAAGATCTTCACCGGGAATTGCTGGACGAGACGGATATTGTGTTTATCGGGGCCTTTACCCGGTCCGCTCTGACCGCCTATGCCATCAGTAGCATGTTTCGAGCTCGAGGGGCCGTGACGGTCCTGGGCGGGCCTCATGCTCGGAGCTATCCGCAGGATGCGGCCAAGTACTTCGATTATGTCGTGGGGTTTACGGACAAGAATCTCATTCAGGATATTCTGGCGGATTGTGCGCAGCATCGTCCTCTGGGAGTTCAGCTCGCAGCAACCCGGCAGCCGACCGCATTGCCTGGAGCGAAGGAGCGCTGGAAATTTATTGAGCCGACCATCGCCAAGGCGCCCACGTCATTTAAAGTCGTGCCGATGATCGGCAGCATGGGATGCCCCTATACATGCGGGTTTTGTGTTGACGCCAATGTGGACTATCAGCCTTTGTCGTTTGATCAGATCAGCGAGGATCTCAAATTTCTGCGGACAAAGTTGAAGCGACCGATTGTGGCCTGGCACGACCCGAATTTCGGGGTGCGGTTTCAGGAATATATGAATGCCATTGAAACGGCAATTCCACCCGATAGTATTGACTTCATTGCAGAAAGTACCCTGTCGCTCCTGGCCGAACCCCACCTGAAACGATTAAAGCAAAATGGATTCAAGGCCATTTTGCCGGGGATTGAGTCGTGGTATGACATGGGCGATAAATCCCGGACCGGTCGCCACAGAGGACAAGAAAAAGTGAAGCAGGTGGCCGATCATATCAATCTGATACTCCGCTATATCCCTTATGTTCAGGTGAATTTCGTGTTGGGCCTGGATTCCGACCAGGGCTCTGAACCCTTTGACCTCACCAAACAATTTTTGGATTTGGCTCCCGGAGCTTTTCCTGCCTTTTCCCTGCTGACGGCATTTGGCCAGGCAGCTCCCTTTAATCGGGAATTGCAACGGGACGGACGGGTGCTGCCCTTTCCTTTTCATTTTCTTGATAACAACCACGCGATGAATGTGCGTCCCAAGCATTATGCCTGGCCGGAATTTTATGATTATGTCGTGGATCTGTCCCGGCATGCGTTTTCCTGGCCGATGATTGCCAGGCGGATGATGCTGAATCGTGGCTGGATTCCCACATGGTTTAATTTCATCAGGTCGGTGTCGAGTGAAGGGTTCGGCCGGATTAAATACCATACGAAGATCCGGGGATTACTGGATACGAATGTGTCGGTCCGAAACTTTCTGGAAGGGGAAACCTTGGAATTGCCGAAGTTTTATGCGAGAAAAATTCGTGGAAAACTCGGCCCATTATACGACCTGCTTCCGGAAGGGGCCACGATGCATGACCATCATGCGTATCTGCACTCATACCAGGAGCCCACTCCTGCGCTTGTTGAGGTGGGGCCACTTCCGGGATTGGTGCATTAA
- a CDS encoding sensor histidine kinase: MRKLLRTASFRLTLFTACLFAVFVITTFVVSYWIAVRYLLERVDGEITWQIQMLVKEYQAGSLNSANPDLVEPGTYLLLRDSAGRSIVQNLPSEAPVRKWFQELPPKDIPIDNASHKLRARAVLLPDGTQLIVGQDLKELEAAKEFLRQAFGWLLAAILIVGLACGAIVSAITLRRVEEINLTVGDIIKGHFDRRISLKGTDDEFDRLSRQINLMLAQIEKLMGGLRQVSIDMAHDLRTPLSRMRQKLEGARNRATSLEDYEQAIDQALKQNDEILETFSALLGIAQLGSGAYRQKFHEISLSEIFEILEETYAPIAEERQQILFTTIQPDLQFHGDSRLITQMLVNLLENAIRHSPSGARISLILSQRLSGVTAVITDTGPGVPESEREKIFQRFYRLETSRTTTGSGLGLSLVSAIADLHGIRISLSDNHPGLRVTLEFPMHNAQLYKNPATLPIRNNLKQVR; encoded by the coding sequence ATGCGTAAGCTTCTACGTACTGCCAGTTTCCGATTAACCCTTTTCACCGCGTGCCTGTTTGCGGTTTTTGTGATCACCACTTTTGTCGTGTCATATTGGATAGCCGTCCGGTACCTCCTTGAGCGTGTTGACGGTGAAATCACCTGGCAGATTCAGATGCTCGTCAAGGAGTATCAGGCCGGATCTCTCAATTCGGCAAATCCCGATCTGGTGGAACCGGGGACTTACCTCCTGTTGCGGGATAGCGCCGGGAGATCAATTGTTCAGAATTTGCCGTCAGAGGCTCCTGTCCGAAAATGGTTTCAGGAGCTGCCGCCGAAAGACATCCCGATTGATAATGCCTCACATAAACTTCGCGCCCGGGCGGTGTTGTTGCCGGACGGCACCCAATTGATCGTCGGGCAGGATTTAAAAGAGCTTGAGGCGGCGAAAGAATTTTTACGCCAAGCGTTTGGATGGTTGTTAGCCGCTATTCTCATAGTGGGGCTTGCCTGCGGAGCGATTGTGAGTGCCATTACGTTGCGACGTGTGGAAGAAATCAATCTCACTGTGGGGGACATCATCAAGGGGCACTTTGACCGTCGAATTTCTCTCAAGGGGACCGATGACGAATTTGATCGGTTGAGCCGCCAAATTAATCTGATGCTGGCACAAATTGAAAAATTGATGGGAGGATTGCGCCAGGTTTCAATAGATATGGCTCATGATTTGAGGACGCCGTTGTCGCGTATGCGACAGAAACTGGAAGGAGCGCGTAATCGGGCGACCTCTCTGGAGGATTATGAGCAGGCTATTGATCAGGCGCTCAAACAAAATGATGAAATTCTGGAAACGTTCAGTGCCCTTTTGGGAATCGCACAGTTGGGCTCTGGTGCCTACCGGCAGAAATTTCATGAGATCTCACTCAGTGAAATTTTTGAAATCCTTGAAGAAACTTACGCCCCGATTGCGGAGGAGCGACAGCAAATTCTCTTTACCACCATCCAACCGGATCTGCAGTTCCATGGGGATAGCAGACTGATCACCCAAATGCTCGTCAACCTCCTGGAAAATGCCATTCGCCATTCCCCGTCAGGAGCCCGAATTTCCCTCATCCTTTCTCAACGACTATCCGGGGTAACGGCCGTCATTACCGATACGGGACCTGGCGTTCCGGAATCCGAACGAGAAAAAATTTTCCAACGCTTTTATCGACTGGAAACCAGTCGAACGACAACCGGGAGCGGGCTTGGCCTTAGTTTAGTTTCGGCGATTGCCGATCTTCATGGAATCCGTATCAGTCTTTCCGACAATCATCCAGGATTACGTGTGACACTGGAATTTCCCATGCACAATGCCCAGTTGTACAAAAACCCCGCAACCTTACCAATCCGTAATAATTTAAAACAGGTTCGGTAA
- a CDS encoding winged helix-turn-helix domain-containing protein, with the protein MKILVLEDDQETASYIASGLMEEGYVVDIASDGKEGFKKAIDEVYEVLIVDRMLPSLDGISLVKGLRTTNVKTPVLFLSALGEIDHRVEGLQCGGDDYLTKPFAFSELKARVEALRRRPPISRVETRLRVGDLEMDLLTRIVKRGEVCIELQPREFRLLEYLMRNAGQVVTRTMLLEHVWDFYFDPRTSVVDTHISRLRMKINKGFTQQLIHTVRGTGYRMSADA; encoded by the coding sequence ATGAAGATCCTCGTGCTGGAAGATGATCAAGAAACGGCGTCCTATATTGCCAGTGGTCTAATGGAGGAAGGGTACGTGGTCGATATTGCCTCGGATGGGAAGGAGGGGTTCAAGAAGGCCATCGATGAGGTGTATGAAGTCTTGATTGTCGACCGGATGCTACCCAGTCTGGACGGGATCAGTCTGGTCAAGGGACTGCGAACCACGAATGTGAAAACCCCGGTACTCTTTCTCAGTGCCTTGGGTGAGATTGATCATCGAGTCGAAGGACTCCAATGTGGTGGTGATGATTATCTCACTAAACCCTTTGCCTTTTCGGAATTAAAGGCTCGCGTTGAGGCTCTGCGTCGTCGTCCGCCCATCTCAAGGGTTGAGACACGGTTGCGCGTCGGGGATCTGGAAATGGATTTACTCACACGAATCGTAAAACGGGGAGAGGTGTGCATTGAGCTTCAGCCTCGAGAATTCCGCCTGCTCGAATATCTCATGCGAAATGCCGGTCAGGTGGTGACCCGCACCATGCTGCTCGAGCATGTATGGGATTTCTATTTTGATCCCCGTACCAGTGTGGTCGACACGCATATCAGCCGTCTGAGGATGAAGATCAATAAAGGCTTTACACAGCAACTGATCCATACCGTGCGCGGCACGGGCTATCGTATGAGTGCCGATGCGTAA